From a region of the Chitinophaga caseinilytica genome:
- a CDS encoding Gfo/Idh/MocA family protein, giving the protein MNKPLHRRKFLRNTVAAGVGLGLMNTPARIFAGIKKEKVRLGVIGVGARGIEHLKLCLKRSDVDVVAVADPDNDFAMPLVRKEIQAAYGAKRKVAEYTNGPHDYKNLLKRGDIDAVIIATPWEWHTIQAVAAMRAGVTPAVEVCGAADIQECWELVNTSESTGIPVFGMENVNYRRDVLAVLNMVRQGLFGELVHLQGGYQHDLRAVKFNDGKQYYGGGVEFGEKGLSEAKWRTNHSVHRNGDLYPTHGLGPVNNMINTNRGNRLLSLTSVATKSRGLHKYIVDHPQGGPNHPNAKVEFKLGDIVSTLIKTNNGETILLSHDTNLPRPYSLNFRVQGTNGLWMDDFDSIHIEGTSKPHSWEKAGSEKDPESYMGKYDHPLWKRYGNDASGAGHGGMDWFVINSFIESIKRGTDYQMDVYDLATWYAITPLSEQSVLEGGSVQYIPDFTRGKWINRKPNFALNGEY; this is encoded by the coding sequence ATGAACAAGCCATTGCATCGCAGAAAATTTCTCCGCAACACCGTGGCCGCAGGAGTGGGCCTGGGTTTGATGAATACGCCGGCACGCATTTTCGCCGGGATCAAGAAAGAAAAAGTAAGACTGGGCGTGATCGGCGTGGGCGCCCGCGGGATCGAGCACCTGAAGCTGTGCCTCAAGCGCAGTGACGTAGACGTGGTTGCCGTTGCCGACCCGGACAACGATTTCGCCATGCCGCTGGTCCGCAAGGAAATCCAGGCCGCGTACGGCGCCAAGCGCAAGGTAGCGGAATACACGAATGGGCCGCACGACTATAAAAACCTCCTCAAGCGCGGCGACATCGACGCCGTGATCATCGCCACGCCCTGGGAATGGCATACCATCCAGGCCGTAGCCGCCATGCGCGCGGGCGTTACGCCGGCCGTGGAAGTTTGCGGTGCGGCGGATATCCAGGAGTGCTGGGAGCTGGTGAACACTTCCGAATCTACCGGCATCCCGGTGTTCGGCATGGAAAACGTGAATTACCGCCGCGATGTGCTGGCCGTGCTGAACATGGTACGCCAGGGCCTTTTCGGTGAACTGGTGCACCTCCAGGGTGGCTACCAGCACGATCTCCGCGCCGTGAAGTTCAACGACGGCAAGCAGTATTACGGCGGCGGCGTGGAATTCGGGGAGAAGGGCCTTTCGGAAGCGAAATGGCGCACCAACCACAGCGTGCACCGCAACGGCGATCTGTACCCCACGCACGGGCTGGGGCCGGTGAACAACATGATCAACACCAACCGCGGCAACAGGCTGCTGTCGCTCACGAGCGTAGCCACCAAATCGCGCGGGCTCCACAAATATATCGTAGACCATCCGCAGGGCGGGCCCAATCACCCGAACGCCAAAGTGGAATTCAAGCTGGGCGATATCGTGAGCACGCTCATCAAGACCAATAACGGCGAAACCATCCTGCTGTCCCACGACACGAACCTCCCCCGCCCCTATTCGCTGAACTTCCGCGTACAGGGAACGAACGGGCTGTGGATGGACGATTTCGACAGCATCCACATCGAAGGAACGAGCAAGCCGCACAGCTGGGAAAAGGCCGGCAGCGAGAAAGATCCGGAGAGCTACATGGGCAAATACGACCACCCGCTGTGGAAGCGCTATGGTAACGACGCTTCCGGCGCGGGACATGGCGGTATGGACTGGTTCGTCATCAATTCCTTCATCGAATCGATCAAGCGCGGAACGGATTACCAGATGGACGTGTACGACCTGGCTACCTGGTATGCGATCACCCCGCTGAGCGAGCAGAGCGTGTTGGAGGGAGGGAGCGT